From the genome of Flammeovirgaceae bacterium:
CCCGCTTGATCATTTTAAAATGATCGTCCAGCGGGATGTTCAAAAAACTTTTGCGGGTGCCAAAATTTACCTTGCAATTCCACACCTCGTCCAGGACAAAAAGCGCCAGCTTGGTGATGTTCAGGTTGGACCTCAGCGTAAAATTGAAAATTTTGTACAGCGACTCCTCCGGTACATTGCTGTTGATCGCCTGCGTGATTTCGAGAAGGGCGTTAAGTTCCAGCTCTTTCTTCTCGATTTTCTTTTGTAAGGTAGGTTCAGGCATCATGGGATAGCAAAAATAGAAATTACCCTCCCGCTATCACATTTTATGTGATAAACTTCTGCCCTTCCATCGGTAGTCCATGCCTTGCGACATCACCCCTATCCCAATAACGTAAAACGGATACATTAATTGCAATAGGCCAAAGGCCGCCCACGGCCATCGTGCCTCCAGGAACCGGGCCACCGGATAAACGACTGCCGCCTCAAGGCATATTTTTGCCCCTATCAGGGACAGCACCGGCCACCGCGGGCCATCCGCAAAGCCCGCCATAAACAAAAGGCCGATGAATGCCACCTGGGCCAAAAGGATGTGGACGGCCAACACCCGGGCTGGCCAGGAGGGGTTGTACCGCCATTTCCCCGCCCACCGTAGCCGTTGGTGGACAAACGCCTTAAGGTTGGGGGCAGGACGCGAAATGACAATCGCTTTCCGGGTTTTCAAAAAACGGGCCGACCGGGGAAACGCCCCCAATATTTTCCTTGCCAGGAACTCGTCATCGCCCGAAGGCACCTGCACGTTCCCCTCGTAACCATTTACGGCTTCAAACGATTGCTTGCGAAAAGCCATGTTGGCCCCGTTGCACATGGTGAAAAAACCAAGCGACAAGGTAGCCGCACCGGCACCGATCAGGCTTGAAAACTCCATCGCCTGCAACGCTGAAAAAAAAGTATGGCCTTGCAACCGCACCCCGCCCCATACCATACGGGTACCTTCCTCGTCAAATGAGGCGTTGATGGCCTGAAGCCATTGGCCAGGGACGGAACAATCCGCATCGGTGGTGGCTATCACTTCGCCATTGGCCCTCTCAACGCCAAAGGCGATGGCGGCCTTCTTGCCCCTGTGGCCATCTTCCAACCCTACAAGAAAAAAATTGGGCTTATCGTGCACCAATGACCGGACTACCTCCAGTGAATTATCTTCCGAATGGTCGTTGACAAAAATGGCTTCAAAACGGTCGGCAGGATATTCCAATTCCGTGAGCGACCTGATCAAATGGTGCAACTGGTTGGCCTCGTTGCGAAAGGGCACGACAACGGAGATCATCCGGTGCATGCCTTTCGTGCCTTTCGCAACGGCCGAAGGAGTGGGCATACGGTTCCATCCGTAGGCCAGCAACAGCAAGAGCAATAAATAACCGGCCATCACGACCGTGAAGAATGCCATCATTCCGTCATTGTGGTTAAATTGCAGGGAAAAGCAAAATGGGCAAAAAAGTTGTCAAAGAAAAAATAATCCTTGGCCTTGACCCAGGCACCAACATAATGGGCTATGGGATCATCCTGGCAAGGCCTTTAGGGCTTTCCCTTTTGCAATTTGGGGTCATCCATCTTAGCAAGTTCGACAGCCACGAGCTAAGGTTAAAGAAAATTTTTGACCGGGTGCTTTCCATATTGGATGAATTTAGCCCTGACGAAGTGGCCCTGGAAGCGCCTTTTTATGGCAAGAACGTGCAGTCCATGCTGAAGTTGGGGCGTGCCCAGGGGGTGGCCATGTCCGCGGCCCTCAGCAGGGGCATACCCATCGTGGAGTATGCGCCAAAAAAAGTAAAACAATCGGTAACGGGGAACGGCAATGCCAGCAAGGAACAGGTGGCCAGGATGCTGATGGGCCTTTTTAAGTTTAAAGAAACGCCCAAGCTGTTGGATGCCACGGACGCCCTCGCTGTGGCCTTGTGCCACCATTATCAAAACGGGGCCGACAAGGGCAAGAAGGGGACCTGGGCCACCTTTATTAAGGAAAATCCCGGCCGGGTAAAATAATCAATCCAATCCCTGCAGGATGTTCACGATCCTCTCTGCGGTACGGCCGTCCCACAATTCGGGTATGGCCCCTTTTTTCCATTTGCCTTCCTTCAGCCGTGCCAGGGCATTGGCCAACTTTTCGGTGCTTTCGCCAATCATTTCGTTTGTCCCCAGCGTCACGGTCTCCGGCCTCTCCGTGTTGTTCCTCAAGGTAAGGCACGGGACGCCCAGCACCGTTGTTTCTTCCTGCACGCCACCGGAATCGGTGATGGCCCCTTTGGCATTTTTAATGAGGTAGATAAACTCCAAATAGCTCAGCGGGGCAGTGGGGACCACAAACCTGGGCGCAACGGCCAACCGGTTGTAGTTCTTAAGCGTTCGCGGGTGCACCGGAAAGATCACGGGCATGCCCGCGCCATCGTCAATTGCCCCAATCAGCTTTTCAAAGTTTTGAAGGCTGTCTACATTGGAGGGCCGGTGCAGGGTGAGGACAAGGTAATTTTTTTCCATCAGCCGGTTTTCATCCCACAGGGCGGGCTTCCTTATTTTGGTGAGGTGGGTCAAGAGGGAATCGATCATGGTGTTCCCCACAAAGAAAATCCGGTCTTGTGGGACCCCTGTTTTTGCCAGGTTGTCATTGGCCACCTTGGAGGTGGTAAAAAAGTAGTCGGCCAAAGCATCCGTTACCATGCGGTTGACCTCTTCGGGCATGGACATGTCCCATGAACGGATGCCCCCCTCCACGTGCGCCACCCTGGTGTTCAGTTTTTTGGCCACCACGGTGCAGGCCAAGGTCGAGTTCACATCGCCAACCACCACCACCAGGTCGGCCGGGTTGGCCTGTAGGTCACGTTCAAATTCTACCATGATCCTGGCCGTTTGTTCCGCCTGCGTGCCCGACCCGGCACCCAGGTTTACATCGGGTTCGGGGATTTCCAGCTCCTCAAAAAAAACCTTGCTCAGTTTGTCGTCATAGTGCTGGCCGGTGTGGACCAGCCGGTAGGAAATGGTGCTTTTTGCCTTGTTTGCCACCCTAATCGCCTTAATGATGGGTGCTATCTTCATAAAATTAGGCCTGGCCCCGGCTATTAGCGCAATTTTCATTTAACCTTCCCTCTTTTTTATTTGAAGGTGCAAAATTCCCTTTCTTTGCGGGAAATCAAAATAAATGGTCAAAGCATTCAATGGTTGGAACAACCGGTGGTCCAAGTCAAGGCGCTACCAAAAGACCTGGGAATTTATGGCCCGCTCCATTGAAGGAAAACGCACGGTGTTGGACATCGGTACCCAAAACGAATTTTCAAAACTGCTGGCCGAAAAAGGCCTTATGGTCGTAAACACAAAAGGGGAAGACCTTGACCAAAACCCTGAAACCATTGCCACTTACGATACTGAAGTTGCCACGGCATTTGAAATATTTGAGCACCTGCTAAACCCATTGGGCGTTTTAAAAGAGATCAAGGCGGAAACGCTCTTTGCCAGCATACCCCTATCCTTATGGTTTGCCAAAGCCTATCGGAACAAGGCTGACCAATGGGACCAACACTTTCATGAATTTGAAGACTGGCAATTTGATTGGCTTCTTGAAAAAGGAGGTTGGCAAATTATACGAAGGGAAAAGTGGACCAGTCCGGTATTTATACCTGGCATACGGCCCCTCCTCCGCTTGTTCACCCCCCGGTACTATATTGTGGAAGCCAGAAGGAAAAAATGAAGTCCATCCTCATCCTTTCTTTTAGTGACCTTAACCATGACGCCAGGGTAAACCGCCATATAGGTTTTCTTAAGGATGCGTACAGGGTTACGGTTGCGAGCTTTGGTGGCGGTCAATTCCAAGAAGTCAATGCGGTCCAGCTCAAACGGATCAGGCCATCCATCACAGAAAAATTCCTGGGGGGGCTTGCCCTCCTTTTCCGTTCCTATAATGCCGCCTACAGGATTATATATAATCAAAAAACATATTCAAAGTGCCTGTCGGGCCAACGCCATGACCTTATTTTGGCCAACGACATAGAAACCCTCCCACTGGCATTTGACCTGGCACAAGGCGCAAAGGTATTGTTCGATGCCCATGAGTATGCCCCACGGCATTTTGAAGACAAACTTGTATGGAGGTTGCTTTTCGGCAGGTTCAACCGGTTTTTGTGCAATAAGTATTTGCCCATGGCCGATGCCATGCTTACCGTGGGGCAAGGCTTGGCAAGGGAATATGCCAGCCATTTTCCTGTACGCCCAATCGTACTGACCAATGCCAATTACTTTAAATGCCTTAAGCCAACACCAACCGATGCAAATAAAATACGACTGGTGCATCACGGGGCGGCCAATCCTTCCCGGCAATTGGAAATTATGATTGAAGCCATGAATTACCTGGATGACCGGTTTACATTGGACATGGTGCTTTTGACCCCTGCCATGGCCAACAAAAAAACCAGGAAATACCTGGATAGGATAAAAGGCATGGCCACCCGCAACCCAAGGGTAAAGATACTGCCACCGGTAAAAAGCAATGAGGTCGTTGATTTGATCCACAATTATGATGTGGGCGTATTCCTCCTTCCTCCCGTCAATTTTAATTACAAAAATACGTTGCCCAACAAAATCTTTGATTTTGTGCAGGCAAGGCTTGCCATTGCCGTTGGGCCAACACCTGAAATGGCAGGGCTCGTAAACCAATTTGATTTGGGCATTGTAGCCCCCGAATTCACGGCCAAAGGTTTCGCGGCAGCACTAAGCCAACTTACCCAGCAAAAAATTGATTACTTTAAAGGCAAATCAAATTCGGCAGCTAAAGAATTGTCTGCCGAAAGCAATAAAGTGCTTTTAAACAAAGTGGTTTTGGAATTGCTTGCCGAATAATACCCATGGGCATAGTCTTTCGTCAAAGTGCGGTCACCACCATCATCTCTTACTGCGGGGTGGCCATTGGGTATGTCAATTTGCTTTACCTCTATCCCAAATTCCTGGAACCCGGCCAGATAGGGCTGATGCGCACCATACAGGATGCCGCCATATTGTTCACCCCCTTCGCGCAGTTTGGCCTGGCGCAAAGCATTGTCAGGTACTACCCTAAATTGGTGACCGGAAAAACGCCCTCCGGCAGCTTTATCCGGCTTATGTTGCTCCTGGCCCTGGCCGGCTTTGGTATCTTCTTCGTTGCCTTCAAGGTATTCGAGGCCCCCATCCTCTCCTACTTTGAAGCCAATGCCCATGAAATCATTGGTTACTCCTCCCTGGTATTGTGGCTCACGCTTATCCTTTTGGTCATGGCCATACTGGAGGCCTACTCCAGGTCTTTGCTCAAAACCATAGTGCCCAACCTACTGCGCGAGATTGTGGCCAGGGTACTGCTTGCGCTTTTGGTCTCCCTGTATTTTACCGGGTACCTAAACTTCCACCAGTTTATCATTGGCACAGCCCTTGCCTACCTTGTGTGCCTGGGCATATTAACGGCCTATCTATGGAAGATAGGCGAGCTGCAACTTTCCCAAAGCCTGGGCCACCTGGACAAAACGGAAATACCCGGCCTGCTGAAATACAGCCTGCTGAGCTTTGCCGGCATGGCAGGGCTTATCATCATCGGCAAAGTGGACAGCATTATGGTCACGGGCCTACTCGGGCTTACGGCCAATGCCATCTACACCACTGCGTTTTATATGGCCACCGTCATCGAAGTGCCCAAGAGGGCTTTGATGCAAATTACCATGCCGCTTATATCCAGGGCATTTGAAAAAAACGACCTGGCGGACATCCAAAACATATACAAAAAAACCTCCATCAACCAGTTCATCGTGGGGGCACTTATCCTTATTGGCATTTGGGCCAACCTGCACAACATCTTTTCCCTCATGCCAAATGGGAAAATCTACGATGCAGGCAAGTATGTGGTGATCGTTATTGGCCTGGGCAAACTGATCGACATGCTGTTTGGCCCAAGCAGCGAAATCATCGTGCTGTCCAAATATTACGGATTCAACATCGTGTTGATTTTGTTGTTGGCTGTTTTTATTGTGGTGTCCAATAATTTGCTCATTCCCCGGTATGGCATTGAGGGAGCGGCCATCGGGTCCGCGGTGGCCCTTGTTCTTTTTAACCTCCTCAAGTACCTGTTCATTTTTGTGAAATTAAAAATGCAACCTTTTGGCATGGCCACTGTAAAAGTACTGGGCATCGCTGCCATAGCCATAGGGTGCAATTACCTTGTTCCTAGGATAGGAAACGTGTTCACCGACATCCTCATACGCTCGGCCGCCATTACCATTATATATGGCTCCCTGGTCATCCTTTCAAAAGCATCCCCGGATGGGAACCAGGTATTCAATAAGGTGCTGGGCTTTGTTGGGTTGAAACAATGACCTTGCGTTTAAACCCCGGCTTCTAAAAAAAACGGCTACTCCTTTTTGGTGGTTTCTTCAGGAGTGGCCAATAGTTTCGCCAATTGCCCCGTAAGTTCCCTGCGCGAATACCGGGTTATGTCGCGCCCCGGGTTTTCCTTGCCTTCTTTCCAGTCGGCATAAAAACCCTGAAGGGAGGATTTGATGGCCTCCTGGTCCCCCCTCTCATGTATCACGCCCGCACGGGTTTCCTTCAACACCCCGGCCGCATCCCCGTCAACAGGGCCAATGGCCAAAATGGGGTTGCCGGAGGCCAGGTATTCAAAAAACTTACCCGGCAAATTCCCCGGGGCAATGGCCGTATGGGCCAGCACCAGCAATTGCAAATCGGTTTTTCCGTAAATGCCCAACAACCCGCTGTGCGGCACATGGCCTACAAACCGGGTGATGGGCGAAAGGATTTCATCCTGTTCAACCCCGGACTTAAATTCGGAATTTACATTGCCTATAAACTCAATGGCTATCTTATCTTGCAATTCGGCACTGTGCAATACCATTTCCTTAATGGCATGCATTACCGGCCTCGGGTCGCGCAGCCCATCCACTATGCCAATATGCCTGATGGTAAACTTTTTGGTCCGGGCGCGCTGGATGCCGGCAAAATCCTCTTCGTCAAACCCGTTGGTGATCAATTCCACTTTGCGGTTTCCAAGGGATTGAAACCTGCAGACATGGTAGGGCGCGATCGTGACCACGTGGTCGGCCTGCGACAATACCGAGTACTCCAGTTTCCGGTGTTTGCGCCTGGCCCAAGCCGTCAAGGACAACGTACCCAACAGGTCCCACTCGCTCCAGGGGTCGCGAAAGTCGGCCAACCACAATATCGAAGGCAATTTTTTTTTCAGGCGCTGGCCGATCAGATGGATACTGTGCGGTGGGCCTGTTGTCACGATCCGCTCAATATGGTTGGATTGAACAAAATCAGTAAGAAAGGTTACCGAAGGCTTCACCCAAAATACGCGCGCATCGGGGATGAAAAAGTTGCCACGGACCCATGAGCTTACCATTTGCAAGAAACCCTTCTTACCGGTAGAAATGAAGTCAGTTGGTTTGATTTCCTTTTTGCCCAATAACCGCTGAACCTTGAAGAACAACTGATAGGGTTCCCAAATGGGGAGCTTGATCACCTCCACGGAGCCCGGGACATCCTTTTCCAAAGATTGGTCACGGATGGCAAAGGAGGGGTTTTCCGGGGCAAACACATAAGGCTCCCACCCCAGGCGGGAGAGGTACTTTACAAACTTCAGCCACCGTTGCACGCCACTTCCCCCGCTTGGCGGCCAATAGTAGGTAATGATGAGGACCTTTTTATTTTCCATTCACAAAATCCAGTATGTCTTCAAACTGCCCTGGCCGAAACCAATTGATTTCCGTGTCCCTTTTAAACCATGTCAGTTGGCGCTTGGCATACCTTCGGGAGTTCCTTTTCAGCAGCCTTACCGCTTCTTCCAAACCATAAAGGCCATCAAAATACCCAAACAACTCCTGATAGCCTACCGTTTGCAGGGCATTTAACGACTTCCTGGGGTACAGTGCCTTGGCTTCTTCCACCAACCCGTTACGCATCATGTCGTCCACACGCTGGTCAATCCGTTGGTAAAGCCTTTCCCTATCCATCTCCAGGCCAACTTTTACCACGTCAAATGGAAGCCTGCGTTTTTTCTTCTTTCGAAACGAACTGGCCGGCAACCCGGATGACCTGAACACCTCCATCGCACGCATCAGCCGCTGGGGGTTGTGGGGGTCCACCTCGTCAAAATAATCCGGGTCGCTTTCTTTTACCTGCTGTTGCAGCCAGCCCAGCCCTTTGGCCCGGTATTCTTCAATGATTTGCTGGCGGAGCGCCCCGGGCACTTCCGGCATATCATCAAACCCTTCCAGTACGGCCTTTACATACAGCCCCGACCCACCACACAAAATCAGGGTATCTTTTGCTTGAAAAACCTTGTCGATGAGGTCAAGTGCTTCCCGGCCATACCGGCCTGCATCGTAAGGCCTTTCCAGGGGCACCTCATCAATAAAATGGTGGACGATTTCGGCACGCTCCCTGGCCGTGGGCTTGGCGGTACCAATGGTCATTTCCTTGTAAAGCTGCCTTGAGTCGGCAGAAATAATTTCGGAAGGCAGGCTTTTGGCCAAACGAATGGCCAAATTTGTCTTGCCTACGGCCGTGGGCCCCACAATTACGATCAACCGTTTCCGCTCAATGCCAGACATGGCGCCAAATTACAATCTTTCCAAATCTAATTTTCCTATGTACCAATTTCAAATTACCTTGCACCTCCAAACCACTACATTTTAGCACTTCACATGATTAAATACACCAATCAATTCCTTGCCAAACTGGAGGACCTCATTGCCGAGTCCGACTACATTTTGAGGTACGAGAAGGGCAATTTCAAGTCGGGGTACTGCCTGTTGAGGGAACAAAAAATCATGATCATAAACAAGTTCTACACCACCGAAGGCAAGATCAACACCCTATTGGACATCCTTAAGGTGGTGGACCTGGAAAGCTCCAGGTTCTCGGAAAAAAGCAAAAAGCTTTACGAAGAACTGTCCCAAACAGAAATCAACATTTGAAATCTTTCTTCGCCCTGTATGGTTTAAAAAAGGGAAACAACCCCCGGTATTTATCTGCCAAAAACAACAAGGGCGCATGAAGGTAACCTTTCTTGGAACGGGAACATCGCAGGGCGTGCCCGTAATCGCCTGCGATTGCGGGGTCTGCCAGTCCCTGGACTATCGCGACAAACGCCTTCGGAGCTCGGTCCTTATTGAGGCCGGCAACCAAAGCCTGGTTATTGACACCGGCCCAGACTTCAGGCAGCAAATGCTGAGGGAGCGCAGGCAAAAACTGGATTTCGTCCTCTTCACCCATAGCCACAAAGACCACACTGCCGGCCTTGACGATGTGAGGGCCTTTAACTTCAAGCAGGAAATGGACATGCCTTTGTACGGCACCGCCCCGGTATTGAAACAGCTTAAGGCCGAATACTACTACGCCTTTCTCGAAAAGAAATACCCCGGCACCCCCCAGCTTCAGTTGAACGAAATCGATGAAAACCCTTTTCAGGTCAACGCTGTAAACATTACGCCCTTGCCCGTAACCCATTTGCACATGCCCGTCCTGGGTTTCAGGATCGGGGTGTTCAGTTACATTACGGATGCCAAACACATCCCGGAGGAAACCTTTGCCCGGCTGGAAGGGACACGCGTATTGGTGCTCAATGCATTGCAAAAGGAACCGCACATCTCCCACTTCAACCTTGAAGAAGCCATTGCCGTGGCCAAAAAAGTAGGTGCAGGAAAAACCTATTTCACCCACATCAGCCACAAGATGGGACGCCACCAGGAGGTGGCCGAACAACTGCCCCCTTCCATAGAACTTGCCTATGATGGCCTGGCCATTTCCTTGTAGCCATGCACAACAATTTTTATTTGTTGCGGCAACTCGTCCCGGAGCTTAACGAAAAGCTTACCGGCCATGCGGTGGTATCGTGCTTTAGCCAAAACAAGGACGAACTTATCATCGGGTTCGACAATGGGGATGGGCCGTTTTTCATAAAGGCACAATTGCACCCATTCCCCTGTCTTACCTTCCCCGGCCATTTTAACCGTGCCCGGAAAAACAGCGTTGACCTTTTTGGCGAATTGATCCTTAAAAAAGTTACCGGTACTACCCAGTTTGACAACGAGAGGAGCTTCTCCATCAATGTGGAAAACGGCTACTCGTTGGTTTTCAAAATGCATGGCCACCATGCCAATATCCTCCTCGCAAAAGGCCAGCAGGTAGTCAAAATTTTCCGTAATCAATTTACCGCTGACAAGGACATCGTTCCCAGTGGCCTGCACCGCACCATCGATTGGGGCAAGGACTTCTTTGTGCAGAACCGGGACAAGCTAAAACAGGCCTACTTCACCCTGGGCAAAACGGTATGGGAATACCTTGACGCCAGGGGCTTCAATACCCTTGGACATGACCAAAGATGGGAATTGCTGAACGAAACGGTAAAGCAATTGGAAGCACCCACTTACTACATCACAAAGCAAAACGGCCAAATACGGTTGTCCCTTTTAAACCATGGCGAGGTGTTGAAGGTATTTGCCCATCCCATTGAAGCCCTCAATGAATTCTTCCATCAGCACCACACCACCGGGGCCTTGCATAAGGAAAAAACCAGAATGCAAAAGAAGTTGATTGCCACCATCGGCATGTGTGGGAACTACATGGCCAAAAACAGGAAAAAACTGGACGAAACCATCCTTGACGCCCCGTACAAATCCTGGGCGGACATCCTAATGGCCAACCTTCATCAGGTTGAAAAAGGGAGCAAAAAAGTACAGGTAATGGGCTTTGACGGAAAAGAGGTCACCATCCCGCTAAAGCCGGGCTTAAACGCACAACAAAACGCACAGGTGTTTTACCGGAAAGCCAAAAACCAGGAAATAGAAATCAAAAAACTATCGGGGGCCATGGTCCAAAAGGAAAATGAAATGGAGGCTGCCCGCCAGCAGCTTGTGCAATTGGAGGAGGCGGGCACATGGGCCGAGTTCAAATTGCTTTTCAAAGGGCCCAAGACAAAAGCCAAAAAAGAGTCCGAGCCCCCCTTCCACCAGGTAGGGTACATGGGCTACAAAATCTGGATTGGCAAAAATGCCCAGAACAACGATTTGCTCACCCTGAAGTACGCGCACAAGGATGACCTGTGGCTGCACGCCAAGGATGTTTCGGGCTCGCACGTGGTGGTAAAAAACCAGGCGGGCAAGGCCATCCCGAAAGAAGTGGTGGTGAGGGCCGCTGAACTGGCCGCTTACAATTCCAAAAGGAAAACAGAATCGCTTTGCCCGGTGGCCTACACTTTCAAAAAAAATGTTAGAAAAAGAAAAGGCGATCCTGCAGGAGCGGTGGTGGTGGAGCACGAGGAAGTCATTTTGGTCACGCCCCGGCTTTAATTACCTGGCCACTTGTGTGGCCATGTGCCTAAAAATTTTAATCCAGGAATCAACCTTTCCCATATCCTTTCCAAACCGGACAATAATCGTTTGCTCACTGGGGGACACAAAAATAAACTGCCCGAGGTGCCCAGTGGCTGCATACGAAACGGGATGTTTTTCATTGGCAGGGTATATCCACCAAAAATTTTTATAATGAACACCATCCCAAGCTTTTATACTCCCCTCGAGACTTGTACACTCTTTTACCCATGCCTTTGAGATAATTTGCTTTCCCTCCCAGTTACCATCTAAAAGCATTAGCCGCCCAAGCTTTGCAAAATCAATAGCCCTACCATTGACTCCGCTTTCCATCTTTTCCATTTGCCCTTCTTCACTATCAATACTCCATGAAGCGGGAAACTCCATTCCAAGTCCGCTCCAAATCTTATTTTCAAAATAATTGGATACTGATCCTCCAGTTACTCGCTCTAATATAATTCCACACAAAATGGGATTGTATCCCATGTATTGCCAACGTTCGCCTGGTGGTTCATCCATCTTTACTTTTAGCGTACGACTTCGCAAGCAGGGATGGTAGTAATTTTTGGGCTTATCACCCCAAACCAAATCATGATCACGGTAATAGAAGCCTGATTGCATCATCAACAAATTGGCCAATGAAACCTCTTTAATTTGCTCATCGCTTTCAAGCAACTCCGGGATATACATTGTGATAGGATCATTCGTACTGTTGATTGCGCCTTCATCAATTGCAATCCCAACCAACATTGAAGTAATTGATTTCGCTATCGAAAATGAAGTGTTGATAGAAGAGCGTGTGTAGCCATTCCCGTACCCTTCAAACAAAATAGTATCGTTTTTGATAATAATGAAGGCTGTGGTCCCGGTTTGGTCTATAAAATCAGCAATTGGCTTTTTGTAGTCCTTGCCTTTGTATTGATAGGAAACAGTATTCACTTTTGGCGCAGCGGCAACAGCAAAATTGAATACAGGGCTCGCATTGCTCACTTCACGGTACGGGAATTTTTTATAATCCTCGATGTCAGAAAAATTCCATGCCACCCACCTTCCCAGGTAGGTCGATTCACAAGCTGGAATAAGCAATAGGATAACTGCTCCAAATAAAAAAAGTACCCCAAATCGTTTTACAACTTTCATAGGTTGAGGAGCACAATGTTTATTCCAATTTCCGCAAAGGCACAAATTGAGCTCCTAGTGAAGATACCTCAGCCCT
Proteins encoded in this window:
- the miaA gene encoding tRNA (adenosine(37)-N6)-dimethylallyltransferase MiaA, producing MSGIERKRLIVIVGPTAVGKTNLAIRLAKSLPSEIISADSRQLYKEMTIGTAKPTARERAEIVHHFIDEVPLERPYDAGRYGREALDLIDKVFQAKDTLILCGGSGLYVKAVLEGFDDMPEVPGALRQQIIEEYRAKGLGWLQQQVKESDPDYFDEVDPHNPQRLMRAMEVFRSSGLPASSFRKKKKRRLPFDVVKVGLEMDRERLYQRIDQRVDDMMRNGLVEEAKALYPRKSLNALQTVGYQELFGYFDGLYGLEEAVRLLKRNSRRYAKRQLTWFKRDTEINWFRPGQFEDILDFVNGK
- a CDS encoding MBL fold metallo-hydrolase — translated: MKVTFLGTGTSQGVPVIACDCGVCQSLDYRDKRLRSSVLIEAGNQSLVIDTGPDFRQQMLRERRQKLDFVLFTHSHKDHTAGLDDVRAFNFKQEMDMPLYGTAPVLKQLKAEYYYAFLEKKYPGTPQLQLNEIDENPFQVNAVNITPLPVTHLHMPVLGFRIGVFSYITDAKHIPEETFARLEGTRVLVLNALQKEPHISHFNLEEAIAVAKKVGAGKTYFTHISHKMGRHQEVAEQLPPSIELAYDGLAISL
- a CDS encoding glycosyl transferase, whose product is MENKKVLIITYYWPPSGGSGVQRWLKFVKYLSRLGWEPYVFAPENPSFAIRDQSLEKDVPGSVEVIKLPIWEPYQLFFKVQRLLGKKEIKPTDFISTGKKGFLQMVSSWVRGNFFIPDARVFWVKPSVTFLTDFVQSNHIERIVTTGPPHSIHLIGQRLKKKLPSILWLADFRDPWSEWDLLGTLSLTAWARRKHRKLEYSVLSQADHVVTIAPYHVCRFQSLGNRKVELITNGFDEEDFAGIQRARTKKFTIRHIGIVDGLRDPRPVMHAIKEMVLHSAELQDKIAIEFIGNVNSEFKSGVEQDEILSPITRFVGHVPHSGLLGIYGKTDLQLLVLAHTAIAPGNLPGKFFEYLASGNPILAIGPVDGDAAGVLKETRAGVIHERGDQEAIKSSLQGFYADWKEGKENPGRDITRYSRRELTGQLAKLLATPEETTKKE
- a CDS encoding glycosyltransferase; amino-acid sequence: MMAFFTVVMAGYLLLLLLLAYGWNRMPTPSAVAKGTKGMHRMISVVVPFRNEANQLHHLIRSLTELEYPADRFEAIFVNDHSEDNSLEVVRSLVHDKPNFFLVGLEDGHRGKKAAIAFGVERANGEVIATTDADCSVPGQWLQAINASFDEEGTRMVWGGVRLQGHTFFSALQAMEFSSLIGAGAATLSLGFFTMCNGANMAFRKQSFEAVNGYEGNVQVPSGDDEFLARKILGAFPRSARFLKTRKAIVISRPAPNLKAFVHQRLRWAGKWRYNPSWPARVLAVHILLAQVAFIGLLFMAGFADGPRWPVLSLIGAKICLEAAVVYPVARFLEARWPWAAFGLLQLMYPFYVIGIGVMSQGMDYRWKGRSLSHKM
- a CDS encoding oligosaccharide flippase family protein, which translates into the protein MGIVFRQSAVTTIISYCGVAIGYVNLLYLYPKFLEPGQIGLMRTIQDAAILFTPFAQFGLAQSIVRYYPKLVTGKTPSGSFIRLMLLLALAGFGIFFVAFKVFEAPILSYFEANAHEIIGYSSLVLWLTLILLVMAILEAYSRSLLKTIVPNLLREIVARVLLALLVSLYFTGYLNFHQFIIGTALAYLVCLGILTAYLWKIGELQLSQSLGHLDKTEIPGLLKYSLLSFAGMAGLIIIGKVDSIMVTGLLGLTANAIYTTAFYMATVIEVPKRALMQITMPLISRAFEKNDLADIQNIYKKTSINQFIVGALILIGIWANLHNIFSLMPNGKIYDAGKYVVIVIGLGKLIDMLFGPSSEIIVLSKYYGFNIVLILLLAVFIVVSNNLLIPRYGIEGAAIGSAVALVLFNLLKYLFIFVKLKMQPFGMATVKVLGIAAIAIGCNYLVPRIGNVFTDILIRSAAITIIYGSLVILSKASPDGNQVFNKVLGFVGLKQ
- a CDS encoding methyltransferase is translated as MVKAFNGWNNRWSKSRRYQKTWEFMARSIEGKRTVLDIGTQNEFSKLLAEKGLMVVNTKGEDLDQNPETIATYDTEVATAFEIFEHLLNPLGVLKEIKAETLFASIPLSLWFAKAYRNKADQWDQHFHEFEDWQFDWLLEKGGWQIIRREKWTSPVFIPGIRPLLRLFTPRYYIVEARRKK
- the ruvC gene encoding crossover junction endodeoxyribonuclease RuvC, with protein sequence MGKKVVKEKIILGLDPGTNIMGYGIILARPLGLSLLQFGVIHLSKFDSHELRLKKIFDRVLSILDEFSPDEVALEAPFYGKNVQSMLKLGRAQGVAMSAALSRGIPIVEYAPKKVKQSVTGNGNASKEQVARMLMGLFKFKETPKLLDATDALAVALCHHYQNGADKGKKGTWATFIKENPGRVK
- the wecB gene encoding UDP-N-acetylglucosamine 2-epimerase (non-hydrolyzing) is translated as MKIALIAGARPNFMKIAPIIKAIRVANKAKSTISYRLVHTGQHYDDKLSKVFFEELEIPEPDVNLGAGSGTQAEQTARIMVEFERDLQANPADLVVVVGDVNSTLACTVVAKKLNTRVAHVEGGIRSWDMSMPEEVNRMVTDALADYFFTTSKVANDNLAKTGVPQDRIFFVGNTMIDSLLTHLTKIRKPALWDENRLMEKNYLVLTLHRPSNVDSLQNFEKLIGAIDDGAGMPVIFPVHPRTLKNYNRLAVAPRFVVPTAPLSYLEFIYLIKNAKGAITDSGGVQEETTVLGVPCLTLRNNTERPETVTLGTNEMIGESTEKLANALARLKEGKWKKGAIPELWDGRTAERIVNILQGLD